Proteins encoded together in one Pseudomonas sp. TCU-HL1 window:
- a CDS encoding SEL1-like repeat protein, with the protein MRAAFLSLLGGGLLLGCAGLPDQQLAREALLRGDDETARQNFQALAGMGYPEAQTALGDMAVGSRDPSRLAEAESLYRQAASSSVRAQSRLGRLLSRQGGASDIQLKEAEGLLDQAISRGEYSAVVPLTLLYLSYPQLSPALDPQQLVNGWRTQGIAEAELAQILIYRSQGSYTAHLGEVEAKCQALLQLQDICYVELATVHRLRQQPEAMQLLLANLRSAYASGVVAPARLESVALTLADPAIPAPAELSQAKGLLDEVAPVYPGAWASLAKLLHDYPALGSPEEMLGYLERGRAAGDSRAELLTGRLYYDGRVLPQDPRLAEEHLLKAAAEQPAAHFYLGQLYRRGYLGEVRPQEATDHLLQAARAGHTRADLALALLFSESLGVKVDRVNAYVFACLAAGQAQPEATALLANLEPAMSAAERQRAAQLLQDEQGTRHMDPARLVRIQPLQNGMDLL; encoded by the coding sequence ATGAGGGCCGCTTTCCTTTCCCTGCTGGGGGGTGGCCTGCTCCTGGGCTGCGCCGGGCTGCCCGACCAGCAACTGGCGCGGGAAGCCCTGCTGCGTGGCGACGATGAGACTGCCCGGCAGAACTTTCAGGCCTTGGCCGGCATGGGCTACCCCGAGGCACAGACTGCCTTGGGCGACATGGCCGTGGGTAGTCGCGACCCCAGCCGCCTGGCTGAAGCGGAAAGCCTTTACCGCCAGGCCGCGTCCAGTTCGGTGCGCGCGCAGTCGCGTCTGGGCCGGCTGTTGTCGCGCCAGGGGGGCGCCAGCGATATCCAGCTCAAGGAGGCCGAAGGCCTGCTGGACCAGGCCATCTCCCGTGGCGAGTACAGCGCAGTGGTGCCGCTGACGTTGCTCTACCTGAGTTACCCGCAGCTGTCGCCGGCACTGGATCCGCAGCAGTTGGTGAACGGTTGGCGTACCCAGGGTATAGCCGAAGCCGAGTTGGCGCAGATCCTCATCTATCGCAGCCAGGGCAGCTACACCGCGCATCTGGGCGAGGTGGAAGCCAAGTGCCAGGCGCTGTTACAGCTGCAGGACATCTGTTACGTGGAGCTGGCCACCGTCCATCGTCTGCGTCAGCAACCCGAAGCCATGCAGCTGCTGCTGGCCAACCTGCGCAGCGCCTACGCGAGCGGGGTGGTGGCACCCGCGCGGCTCGAGTCGGTGGCGCTGACCCTGGCCGATCCGGCCATTCCGGCGCCGGCCGAGTTGAGCCAGGCCAAGGGCTTGCTCGATGAGGTCGCTCCGGTCTATCCCGGCGCCTGGGCTTCCCTGGCCAAGCTGCTGCACGATTACCCGGCCCTGGGGAGCCCCGAAGAGATGCTGGGCTACCTGGAGCGCGGCCGCGCCGCCGGGGATAGCCGCGCGGAGCTGCTGACCGGGCGCCTCTACTACGACGGCCGTGTTCTGCCGCAGGACCCGCGCCTGGCCGAAGAACACTTGCTGAAGGCGGCGGCCGAGCAGCCCGCGGCGCATTTCTATCTGGGTCAGCTCTATCGCCGTGGCTACCTGGGTGAAGTACGTCCGCAAGAGGCGACGGATCACCTGCTGCAGGCCGCCCGCGCCGGCCACACGCGCGCCGATCTTGCCCTGGCGCTGCTGTTCAGCGAGTCCCTCGGGGTGAAGGTCGACCGCGTCAATGCGTATGTCTTCGCGTGCCTGGCAGCCGGTCAGGCGCAACCCGAGGCGACCGCCTTGCTCGCCAATCTCGAGCCGGCCATGAGCGCCGCCGAGCGCCAGCGCGCCGCGCAGCTACTGCAGGACGAGCAGGGCACGCGGCACATGGACCCGGCTCGCCTGGTCCGTATTCAACCGCTGCAGAACGGGATGGACCTGCTATGA
- a CDS encoding alginate export family protein — protein MTHWMGGILGGSLLCGQVVAASLEEPRNFGLDIKITGQSEDDRDLGTRHGGDVQGLGLDVRPWLYGQWGDWSAYAMGQGVAATDTIETDTLESDSIVADSEGDDDAREADKSYLAMREFWVDYGGITAYPGEHLRFGRQRVRSDEGTWWDTNIEALHWVFDTTLLKANLGVAERFSEYRTDIDDLAPEDEDRRHFFAGVSTQWAPGHSVGIKLHHSRDEGSLADVGEEVDSLTKTQTGDLTWLGLQADGDYFNPRTTLPFNYWAQAIWLTGDQDSITQSSASGLPLVTGQRSGDLDAWAVDLGLRWNIDDQWKVGGAYARGSGGEDSNGEDSEQFVQPGLESNRSSFTGTRTRVHRFGEAFRGELTNIQAATLYGSWAVREDYDASLVYHRFWRLEDDLPTGDSGISATLENGEKDLGQELDLVATYYIKGGLLPPGLDWVDEPSALVRLRLGLLFPGDAYGDDADSTMHRAFVDFIWRI, from the coding sequence ATGACGCATTGGATGGGAGGCATCCTCGGCGGCTCGCTGCTGTGTGGCCAGGTTGTGGCGGCGTCGCTGGAGGAACCACGCAATTTCGGCCTGGACATCAAGATCACCGGCCAGTCCGAGGACGACCGTGACCTCGGCACTCGCCATGGTGGTGACGTCCAGGGGCTGGGCCTGGACGTGCGGCCTTGGCTCTATGGCCAGTGGGGCGACTGGAGTGCCTATGCGATGGGGCAGGGCGTGGCGGCGACCGACACCATCGAGACCGACACCCTGGAATCAGACAGCATCGTCGCCGACAGCGAAGGCGATGACGACGCCCGCGAAGCCGATAAGAGCTACCTGGCAATGCGCGAGTTCTGGGTGGACTACGGCGGGATCACCGCCTACCCGGGTGAGCACCTGCGCTTCGGTCGACAGCGGGTGCGCAGCGATGAAGGCACCTGGTGGGACACCAATATCGAGGCCCTGCACTGGGTGTTCGATACCACCTTGCTGAAGGCCAACCTGGGCGTGGCCGAGCGTTTCAGCGAATACCGCACCGACATCGACGATCTGGCCCCCGAGGATGAGGACCGCCGGCACTTTTTCGCCGGCGTTTCTACCCAATGGGCGCCGGGCCATAGCGTCGGCATCAAGCTCCATCACAGCCGTGACGAAGGCAGCCTGGCCGACGTTGGCGAAGAAGTGGACTCCCTGACCAAGACCCAGACCGGTGATCTCACCTGGCTGGGCCTGCAAGCCGATGGCGACTACTTCAACCCGCGCACCACGCTGCCGTTCAACTACTGGGCCCAGGCCATCTGGCTCACCGGCGACCAGGACAGCATCACCCAGAGCTCTGCCAGCGGCCTGCCGCTGGTCACGGGCCAGCGCAGCGGTGACCTGGATGCCTGGGCGGTGGATCTGGGCCTGCGCTGGAACATCGACGACCAGTGGAAAGTCGGCGGCGCTTACGCCCGGGGCAGTGGCGGCGAAGATTCCAACGGCGAGGATTCCGAGCAGTTCGTGCAACCGGGGCTGGAGAGCAACCGCTCCAGCTTCACGGGTACGAGAACCCGTGTGCACCGCTTCGGCGAGGCATTCCGGGGCGAGCTGACCAATATCCAGGCGGCCACGCTCTACGGCTCCTGGGCGGTGCGCGAGGACTACGACGCCAGCCTGGTGTACCACCGTTTCTGGCGCCTGGAGGATGACCTGCCCACCGGCGACTCGGGCATCAGCGCCACTCTGGAGAACGGCGAAAAGGACCTGGGGCAGGAACTGGACCTGGTGGCCACCTACTACATCAAGGGCGGCCTGCTGCCGCCGGGCCTGGACTGGGTGGATGAACCTTCGGCACTGGTTCGCCTGCGGTTGGGATTGCTGTTCCCTGGCGATGCCTATGGCGACGACGCGGACTCCACCATGCATCGTGCTTTCGTCGATTTCATCTGGCGAATCTGA
- a CDS encoding mannuronate-specific alginate lyase → MKVCRVLLMGLLLPAFGMAAELVPPGGYYLPATVKKGEAETCPVVAKPYVGELMIPSKYEGSGPARDQLNKASNARYQAQAEQIRVLEKMVNKQVAAWLRLGRQGHLDCALEWLGQWAEAEALLSREFTHTGKSMRKWALGSISSAYLRLKFSRSQPLAGREAQTRPIEEWIARLGEQVVADWRDQPLERLNNHQYWAAWAVMAASVVVDRRDLFDWSVAQLRIGIAQVDAEGYLPNELRRETRALAYHNYSMGPLLMMLAFAQANGIDLREANHRAIQRLATRIEQGIEEPERFERKTGFRQELEDLQEGGKFAWLEPYCALYRCAQSTDTWRRSIEPLKTYRLGGDITQLFAVSPQQGGGD, encoded by the coding sequence ATGAAAGTCTGCCGCGTCTTGCTGATGGGCCTGCTGCTACCAGCCTTCGGGATGGCTGCCGAACTGGTGCCGCCAGGCGGCTATTACCTGCCGGCGACAGTCAAGAAGGGCGAGGCGGAAACCTGTCCGGTGGTGGCCAAGCCCTATGTCGGGGAGCTGATGATCCCCAGCAAGTACGAAGGCTCGGGGCCTGCTCGTGACCAGTTGAACAAGGCATCCAATGCCCGCTACCAGGCGCAGGCCGAGCAGATCCGCGTGTTGGAAAAGATGGTCAACAAACAGGTGGCGGCCTGGCTGCGACTCGGGAGGCAAGGCCATCTGGACTGCGCACTGGAGTGGTTGGGGCAGTGGGCTGAGGCCGAGGCTTTGCTGAGCCGGGAGTTCACCCATACCGGCAAGTCCATGCGCAAGTGGGCCTTGGGCAGCATCTCCTCGGCCTACCTGCGGCTGAAGTTCTCCCGCTCCCAGCCGCTGGCCGGGCGTGAAGCGCAGACCCGGCCAATCGAGGAATGGATTGCTCGCCTCGGTGAGCAGGTGGTGGCGGACTGGCGCGACCAGCCCCTGGAACGCCTGAACAACCACCAGTACTGGGCGGCCTGGGCCGTGATGGCTGCCTCGGTGGTGGTGGATCGCCGCGACCTGTTCGACTGGTCCGTGGCGCAGCTGCGCATCGGCATTGCCCAGGTGGATGCCGAGGGCTACCTGCCCAACGAGCTGCGCCGCGAGACCCGCGCCCTGGCGTATCACAACTACAGCATGGGGCCGTTGCTGATGATGCTGGCCTTCGCCCAAGCGAACGGCATCGACCTGCGCGAAGCCAACCACCGAGCCATCCAGCGACTGGCGACGCGGATCGAGCAGGGCATCGAAGAGCCGGAGCGCTTTGAGCGGAAGACGGGGTTCAGGCAGGAACTGGAGGATCTCCAGGAAGGTGGAAAGTTCGCCTGGCTGGAGCCCTACTGCGCGCTCTACCGCTGCGCCCAAAGCACCGACACCTGGCGGCGCTCGATCGAACCATTGAAGACCTACCGGTTGGGAGGCGACATCACCCAGCTGTTCGCCGTGTCGCCGCAACAGGGTGGGGGTGACTGA
- a CDS encoding alginate biosynthesis protein Alg44, giving the protein MSTTTGVASNANIVHESEAQRQYARLKIPAKVRFHGPHREALESELLDLSAGGFSFATNALSLQVGGHHKGKLVFQVDGLGMAIDIEFQVRSVHGKGDRVGCEFHNLRPREVAALRYLITAYTSGEMVTMGDMLNTLQRDNFAKARKGKDGGAGMGFFSRVRAFSFSLAIFLVGVGAFTYILNQLYQLYFVTHADSAMVNLPSQTVSMPREGVVQASLVKVGGEVAKGAPLATFSATMLDVLKNSLPEGQMTPDNIERLFSKTLQGTLTSPCDCRVVAQLVGDGQPAGKGAPVFELLPLQGQVTIEARFPYRTFAKVQPGAEVSVQVAGESVPRIGHISSVSLQQGGLASDLRVSILTREPLATEMAGRPAEVTIDGLPGNLLLDKVMAAGQ; this is encoded by the coding sequence ATGAGCACAACCACGGGTGTAGCCAGCAACGCCAACATCGTCCATGAGTCCGAGGCCCAGCGGCAGTACGCGCGCCTCAAGATACCGGCCAAGGTGCGATTCCACGGCCCCCACCGCGAAGCACTGGAGAGCGAGTTGCTGGACCTCTCCGCAGGTGGCTTCAGCTTTGCCACCAATGCCCTCTCGCTGCAGGTCGGTGGACACCACAAGGGCAAGCTGGTGTTCCAGGTGGACGGCCTGGGCATGGCCATCGATATCGAGTTCCAGGTGCGCTCGGTCCACGGCAAGGGCGACCGTGTCGGATGCGAGTTCCATAACCTTCGCCCCCGCGAAGTGGCCGCTTTGCGCTACCTGATCACCGCCTACACCAGCGGCGAGATGGTGACCATGGGCGACATGCTCAACACCTTGCAGCGCGACAATTTCGCCAAGGCGCGCAAAGGCAAGGATGGTGGTGCTGGCATGGGCTTCTTCAGCCGCGTACGGGCCTTCAGCTTCAGTCTGGCGATCTTCCTGGTCGGCGTTGGTGCCTTCACCTACATCCTCAACCAGCTCTACCAGTTGTACTTCGTCACCCATGCCGACTCGGCCATGGTCAACCTGCCCAGCCAGACTGTCAGCATGCCCCGCGAGGGCGTGGTGCAGGCGTCTCTGGTCAAGGTCGGCGGTGAAGTGGCGAAGGGTGCACCGCTGGCTACCTTCAGCGCCACCATGCTCGATGTGCTGAAGAACAGCTTGCCGGAAGGGCAGATGACGCCGGACAACATCGAGCGTCTCTTCAGCAAGACCCTCCAGGGGACCCTTACCAGCCCCTGCGATTGCCGCGTGGTAGCGCAACTGGTGGGCGACGGCCAGCCGGCCGGCAAGGGCGCGCCGGTGTTCGAGCTGCTGCCGCTGCAGGGCCAGGTGACCATTGAGGCGCGCTTCCCCTACAGGACATTCGCCAAGGTGCAGCCAGGCGCCGAAGTGAGCGTCCAGGTAGCCGGCGAGAGCGTGCCGCGCATCGGCCATATCAGCTCCGTATCGCTGCAACAGGGTGGCCTGGCGTCAGACCTGCGGGTGTCCATCCTCACCCGTGAACCGTTGGCGACCGAAATGGCTGGGCGCCCGGCGGAAGTGACCATCGACGGCCTGCCCGGCAATCTGCTGCTGGACAAGGTCATGGCGGCCGGTCAATGA
- a CDS encoding alginate O-acetyltransferase AlgX-related protein, with product MNRTRCLIVATLLAAAGDLRGAPTYQAEACCSLCPAAASLDPRQPGQSGLGGLVEARDGWLFSRAQDLRTQFGLDEYSYKQLKRLRNALKHNGTELLVIYQPSRGLLHGDKLRPADSAHFDQARARENYLATLVRLRELDIWVPDLTSLLKAQAGAADYYFKGDQYWTPQGAERTARLVAETARGIPALEHLPREEYASQPAGLVGRSGSLQKAAELACGTGYPRQFVQGYVTRPLRPGQAPAAEVVLVGSGNADDAFNFAGFLGQYLGTPVHNASLANGGHATALMQYLMSAGYQQKPPKLLVWELDDADSLSQRNFYRQAIAAVGDGCSGRPALLQGRTSLVSGSRQVLFNGADGVLPIRGSDYRIELQLDDPTVQQLGATLTFMNGRQENLMFERGAGQGRFLLELREDADWDELTFLSLNVQALPVGSDGQVSARLCKARSDEVRPELRTAQAGAGS from the coding sequence ATGAACCGAACCAGATGCCTGATCGTGGCCACCCTGCTGGCCGCAGCGGGTGACCTGCGCGGCGCGCCCACCTACCAGGCAGAGGCTTGCTGCAGCCTCTGCCCGGCGGCAGCCAGCCTCGACCCACGGCAACCCGGTCAGTCGGGCCTGGGTGGCCTGGTAGAGGCCCGCGATGGCTGGCTGTTCAGCCGCGCCCAGGACCTGCGCACCCAGTTTGGCCTCGACGAGTACAGTTACAAGCAGCTCAAGCGCCTGCGCAATGCCCTGAAGCACAACGGCACCGAGCTGCTGGTGATCTATCAGCCCAGTCGGGGTCTGCTCCACGGCGACAAGCTGCGGCCGGCGGACAGTGCGCACTTCGACCAGGCCCGAGCGAGGGAGAACTACCTCGCCACTCTGGTTCGTCTGCGTGAACTGGACATCTGGGTACCGGACCTGACCAGCCTCTTGAAGGCCCAGGCTGGAGCGGCGGATTACTACTTCAAGGGCGACCAGTACTGGACCCCACAGGGGGCCGAACGTACGGCTCGGCTGGTGGCCGAGACGGCACGTGGCATTCCCGCGCTGGAGCACCTGCCTCGCGAGGAGTACGCCAGCCAACCGGCCGGGCTCGTGGGACGCAGCGGCTCCCTGCAGAAGGCCGCTGAACTGGCCTGCGGCACCGGCTACCCGCGCCAGTTCGTTCAGGGGTACGTCACTCGGCCGCTGCGGCCCGGCCAGGCGCCTGCCGCTGAAGTGGTGCTGGTTGGCAGTGGCAACGCCGATGACGCATTCAACTTCGCCGGTTTCCTCGGGCAGTACCTGGGCACCCCGGTGCACAACGCCTCCCTTGCCAACGGCGGCCATGCCACGGCGTTGATGCAGTATCTGATGAGTGCGGGCTACCAGCAGAAACCGCCGAAGTTGCTGGTGTGGGAGCTGGATGATGCTGACAGCCTGAGCCAGCGCAATTTCTACCGGCAGGCAATCGCTGCTGTGGGTGACGGCTGCAGTGGCCGGCCAGCATTGCTCCAGGGGCGTACCAGCCTGGTCAGCGGCAGCCGTCAGGTGCTGTTCAATGGTGCGGATGGTGTACTGCCGATCCGTGGCAGTGACTACCGCATCGAACTCCAACTGGATGACCCGACCGTGCAGCAACTGGGCGCCACCCTGACCTTCATGAACGGCCGTCAGGAGAACCTGATGTTCGAGCGCGGTGCGGGGCAGGGGCGTTTCCTGCTGGAGCTGCGCGAAGATGCCGATTGGGATGAGCTGACCTTTCTCTCCCTCAATGTGCAGGCGCTGCCGGTCGGCAGCGATGGCCAGGTCAGCGCGCGGCTGTGCAAGGCACGCAGCGACGAGGTGCGGCCTGAGTTGCGCACCGCCCAGGCCGGAGCCGGATCATGA
- a CDS encoding mannose-1-phosphate guanylyltransferase/mannose-6-phosphate isomerase: MIPVILSGGSGSRLWPLSRKLYPKQFLALAGERTLFQQTLQRLSFEGIERPIVVCNQEHRFIVNEQVSGIGLAAQGVLLEPFGRNTAPAVAIAALRVLSEGRDELLLVLPADHVITDESALRRALEIGRAAAEQGEMVLFGIPAERPETGFGYIKAARDEEGMELAPGAHRVEQFVEKPDSVRATEFVRSGGYYWNSGMFLFRASRYLDELRSHEPDIYDTCVLAVERSKAEREVLRIDAGTFECCPDNSIDYAVMEKTSRACVVPLAAGWNDVGSWSSLWEVHSKDGDGNVLKGDVVTHDSHNCYVHGNSKLVALLGMDDVVVVETRDAVMIAHKDKVQEVKNLVGTLDASGRQETRSHCQVYRPWGGYDSVDSGSRHQVKHITVKPGAQLSLQMHHHRAEHWIVVSGTARVTCDDRTFLLTENQSTYIPIASIHRLANPGKIPLEIIEVQSGSYLGEDDIERLEDVYGRDVQDLGVVRG; this comes from the coding sequence ATGATTCCAGTGATTCTGTCCGGTGGTAGCGGTTCGCGGCTCTGGCCGCTGTCGCGCAAGCTCTATCCCAAGCAGTTCCTGGCTCTGGCCGGTGAGCGCACATTGTTCCAGCAGACCCTGCAACGCCTGAGTTTCGAGGGTATCGAGCGGCCCATCGTCGTTTGCAACCAGGAGCACCGCTTTATCGTCAACGAGCAGGTCAGCGGTATCGGACTGGCAGCCCAGGGCGTGCTGCTGGAGCCCTTTGGCCGCAACACGGCACCCGCCGTCGCCATCGCCGCCTTGAGGGTGCTGAGCGAGGGCCGCGACGAGTTGCTGCTGGTGCTGCCGGCCGACCATGTGATCACTGACGAATCTGCCCTGCGTCGGGCCCTGGAAATCGGTAGGGCTGCGGCAGAGCAGGGCGAGATGGTGCTGTTCGGCATCCCCGCCGAACGCCCGGAGACCGGCTTCGGCTACATCAAGGCAGCGCGGGACGAGGAAGGCATGGAACTGGCGCCCGGCGCCCATCGGGTCGAACAATTCGTCGAGAAACCGGACAGCGTCCGAGCCACCGAATTCGTGCGCAGCGGCGGCTACTACTGGAACAGCGGCATGTTCCTGTTCCGTGCCAGCCGCTATCTGGATGAGCTGCGCAGCCATGAACCGGACATCTACGACACCTGCGTGCTGGCCGTGGAGCGCAGCAAGGCAGAGCGCGAGGTACTGCGTATCGACGCTGGAACCTTCGAGTGCTGCCCGGACAATTCCATCGACTATGCCGTGATGGAAAAGACCTCCCGCGCCTGTGTGGTGCCGCTTGCCGCCGGCTGGAACGATGTGGGCAGTTGGTCGTCGCTCTGGGAGGTCCATTCCAAGGACGGCGATGGCAACGTGCTCAAGGGCGATGTGGTGACTCACGACAGCCACAACTGCTACGTCCACGGTAATTCCAAGCTGGTGGCCTTGCTGGGCATGGATGATGTGGTGGTGGTGGAAACCCGCGACGCGGTGATGATCGCCCACAAGGACAAGGTTCAGGAGGTGAAGAATCTGGTGGGCACCCTGGATGCCTCCGGCCGCCAGGAAACCCGGAGCCACTGTCAGGTCTACCGGCCATGGGGCGGCTACGACTCGGTGGATTCAGGCAGCCGCCACCAGGTCAAGCACATCACGGTCAAGCCCGGCGCCCAGCTTTCCCTGCAGATGCACCACCATCGCGCCGAGCACTGGATCGTAGTGTCCGGCACCGCGCGGGTGACCTGCGACGACCGGACCTTCCTGCTGACCGAGAACCAGTCGACCTACATTCCGATCGCCTCGATCCACCGCCTGGCCAACCCCGGAAAGATCCCGCTGGAGATCATCGAAGTGCAGTCCGGCAGCTATCTGGGCGAGGACGACATCGAGCGGCTGGAGGACGTATACGGCCGCGACGTGCAGGACCTTGGAGTGGTGAGGGGCTGA
- the algG gene encoding mannuronan 5-epimerase AlgG, producing MRGMLKTGVGLAGWLACALVNADMLSDGYRLSAEPGDALEIAAPQLPDLSVYTAAAAEAKIQQKPAGRAVVREMLHEDALDEFIGGDERLKEWVVRQKRMPQAIFIEKGYLDTADLARQLPKDYFAETEPGVYLARLPIIVRPGATLHIDRNTRELRLSQEAGAFLVNDGRMFITGTRVTAWREKEGGPALWREAKEFRPYFLAWGGTETYVVDSIIQSFGYDASKAYGFSISQYSPSMAPKMKRSRPTGWLINSRFIDMWYGFYCYESDDVVIRGNTYEHNIVYGIDPHDRSRRLIIAENEAFGTRKKHGIIISREVNDSWIINNKSHHNQLSGIVLDRSSVNNVVALNETYKNQADGITLYESPRNLLWQNRSMNNERHGIRVRNSLDVSLHGNLLAANKLTGVYGHTKDLRGTDRDLGEDPFDPRVSLRIVGDQLVGNGSSPISIHSPTRLELYRLSILAPQKSSGISFSGLLGERQGEIMDILLRQRRAVLIEPAGSLASKE from the coding sequence ATGCGGGGGATGCTCAAGACGGGCGTGGGACTGGCCGGCTGGCTGGCCTGCGCGCTGGTCAATGCGGACATGCTCTCGGACGGATATCGGCTCAGCGCCGAGCCTGGGGATGCGTTGGAAATCGCCGCACCGCAGCTACCGGACCTCTCCGTCTACACGGCGGCGGCGGCCGAGGCGAAGATCCAGCAGAAGCCGGCGGGTCGCGCCGTGGTCAGGGAAATGCTCCATGAGGATGCCCTGGACGAGTTCATCGGCGGCGACGAGCGCCTGAAAGAGTGGGTCGTGCGGCAGAAGCGAATGCCTCAGGCGATCTTCATCGAGAAGGGCTACCTGGACACGGCCGATCTGGCTCGGCAGTTGCCGAAGGATTACTTCGCCGAAACTGAGCCGGGGGTCTACTTGGCGCGGCTGCCGATCATCGTGCGTCCCGGTGCCACCCTGCATATCGACCGTAATACCCGTGAGCTGCGCTTATCCCAGGAGGCCGGTGCCTTCCTGGTCAACGACGGGCGGATGTTCATCACCGGTACCCGCGTTACCGCCTGGCGCGAGAAAGAGGGTGGCCCGGCGTTGTGGCGCGAAGCCAAGGAGTTCCGCCCGTACTTCCTCGCCTGGGGCGGCACTGAGACCTACGTGGTGGACAGCATCATCCAGAGTTTCGGCTACGACGCCAGCAAGGCCTACGGCTTTTCCATTTCCCAGTACAGCCCGAGCATGGCGCCGAAGATGAAGCGGTCACGGCCCACCGGCTGGCTGATCAATTCGCGCTTCATCGACATGTGGTACGGCTTCTACTGCTACGAGTCCGACGACGTAGTGATCCGTGGCAACACCTATGAGCACAACATCGTCTACGGCATTGACCCGCACGACCGTTCGCGGCGGCTGATCATTGCCGAGAACGAGGCGTTCGGGACCCGGAAGAAGCACGGCATCATCATTTCCCGCGAGGTCAATGACAGTTGGATCATCAATAACAAGTCCCACCACAACCAACTGTCCGGCATCGTCCTCGACCGTAGCAGCGTCAACAATGTTGTCGCCCTCAACGAGACTTACAAGAACCAGGCCGACGGCATCACCCTCTACGAAAGCCCGCGCAACCTGCTCTGGCAGAACCGCAGCATGAACAACGAGCGGCATGGTATCCGTGTGCGCAACAGCCTGGATGTCAGCCTCCACGGCAACCTGCTGGCGGCCAACAAGCTCACCGGTGTCTACGGCCACACCAAGGACCTGCGTGGCACCGACCGGGACCTGGGAGAGGACCCCTTCGATCCGCGCGTGTCCCTGCGCATCGTGGGCGATCAACTGGTGGGCAACGGCTCCAGCCCCATCTCGATCCACTCGCCGACCCGGCTGGAGCTTTACCGGCTGAGCATCCTCGCGCCGCAGAAATCCTCCGGTATTTCCTTCAGTGGCCTGTTGGGCGAACGCCAGGGCGAAATCATGGACATTCTGCTGCGCCAGCGGCGTGCGGTGCTGATCGAGCCCGCCGGCAGCCTGGCGAGCAAGGAGTGA